Below is a window of Ammoniphilus oxalaticus DNA.
CGTTTAGAAACTATGTGAATTACATGGATCGCGCAGATACGCATTCGGAGAAGAATGAATTTCAAAGTTATCAGGACTATATGAGCAACGAAGAAAAATCCACGGGATTATTTACGAACGAGAAAGATGTTCTAACGGATCAAGAAAAAGAAAGGTTTAAAGATACGTTTAAAGACATGCAGGAAAAAGGTAGCGTCTTATGGCAAGACGTCATCTCGTTCGATAACGATTGGTTAAAAGAAAGGGGCGTGCTTCAAGACAAAGGCATCGACGAAAAGAAATTAAAAAACGTGACGCGCTCAGCCGTCAATGAAATGTTAAAGCATGAGAAGTTATTGGATACGACCATATGGACAGCGGCGATTCATTACAACACGGATAACATTCACATTCATGTGGCGACGGTTCAAACAAAAAATTTTCGAGAGCGAGGAAAAAGAAAACCATCCTCGATTGAAAAGATGAAGTCGGCCACCGTGAATCAATTGCTGGATCGTTCCAAGGAAAATGAAAGACTCAATCAATTTATTCGAAATGATTTGATTCAAAGCAAACGCGAGGATCCGATCCTATCGCTGAAAAATAGAATCGTGGATCGAGAGCTCGTGAGTCAATTTAAAAAGATTCATAGCATGCTTCCCGAAGACAAACGACTTTGGCGATATAACATGAATGGGATTCAACACGTACGTCCCGAACTCGATAAGCTAACGGATATGTACATCGACCGCCATTTTAAAACCGAATTTGAAGACTTTAAAAAACAGCTGGATCAAGAAGTGGCTGTCTATAAAAAATCGTATGGTGAAAACTCGAAGGCTGAACGTTATCGCGAGACAAAAATGAAAGACCTATACACCCGCATGGGAAACACCATTTTAAAAGAGGTGAAAGATTTTGATCAAAAACAAAATAAAATCCCTTCAAGGAAGGGAAGGGGCCGTTCCGTTCACGTCGGTCGTGAAGTGAATCGTTCGCGAACATATGAAGCTAACGAAAGAAGAGTTTAGTCTTCAATATATTACGGACACGGTCACAGAACAGGTGACGCGATCCGTGCAAGCGTCGTTGAATCAAACCATATCCAAAGAAATCAATCGCATTCGTCTCGGCGCCAATAACATTGATCGAAACACGCAAATCTTAATTGAGATGGTGCAAGGGCATATTCAAATGCAAAACCTAGAGTATGTCATAACGACGGATATGGTTAAGCCTCCGTTCTTAAAAGATATTGAAGGGATCGTGCAAGAAAGAATTGAGAAACAAAAACAAAGAAAAGATTCAAGGGAGCGATAAAAACATGAACGTATTTAGCGAAAATTACACGATTGGATTGATTAAAGAAGTCGGAGAGGAAGACGTCTTGTTAACGGTCAATGGCGAAGACGTTGTCGTGCCGTTAAGCGAAAAGAATAGAGAGGTCGTGTTTGAATTGGTCGAAGAAGGGACGTTTCTCGTTCCCTATGATCAAAAAAACAAGGAGATCTTGATGGCGATCGATGAAGCGGTTGTCTATGAAACCTTCCCTGAAATGGACAGCGAAGCCTTAGAAGGCGCCACCGACGACCTGCCCAATGAAGAATAAAACGGGTGATCGCGTGAGCGAAAAGGAAATTCAAAAGGCGAGCGACGTTCATCTTCTCGACTACCTACAAACCAAAGGGGAAGGGTTGATTCAACAAGGGAAGTATTTTCGTCACGCCGAACATGATTCCTTGGTGATTCGAAACGATGGCAAATGGTTTTGGAATAGCCGCGGGGAAGGCGGGCATGGCCCGATCAGCTTTGCGCGCGCCTTTTACAATTTAAGTTTTCAGGATGCGGTTCGCGATGTGAACCAGCTTTCGATTGATAAAACCTTGACGGATGATTTGAAAAAAGCATCTGAACAAGGTTTTATTTATCCCAAACAATACGAAGCGGACACGCAAAAACATGTCCGACGCTACCTCGTCCAGGAAAGAAAGATCGATCCGCGATTGGTCGATTCGTTAATCAAGAATGGCTACCTGGCCGAGGATCAACGAAAAAATTGCGTGTTTAAGTGGAGGGATTCAAAAGGAGACATTGTGGGCGCGGATCGGCAAGGGACGATCCGAACGAGCAACGGAACCTTTAAACAAATTGCGGCGGACAGCAAAGAAGATGGCGGGTTTCGAGTGGATGTCGGAACGCCAAATCAGATCGCTCTATTTGAAAGTCCGATTGACGCCATATCGTACTATGAATTATTTCAACTGCAAAATATCCGGTTGCAATCCATGAGCGGTTTAAAAGATCGAACCGCCAATACCGCGATCAAGGAACTCATTCAAGAGTGTCATGCGCGCGACGAAAGGGTAGAGAAGGTCATCTTTGCCGTGGATAACGATGAAGCGGGAAAAGGATTTGCGCAGCGATGGAAAAGCCTCCTTACCCAAGCGGATATCCATGTTCCGATCCATAAGGATTGGAATGTTGATTTACAAAAAAGGAAAGAGCAGCAGAAGAAAAAAGAACCCGTTTATGAGATGGAGAGGTGATGGAAATGAAAAGAAGCGCGCCTGTATTACCCGATTCTTTCGTTCAATCGTTTGAAAAAGTAGATCCTTATCAAGCAGCGTTACATCTTCAATCGGAATACGGTCTATTATCCCATGTGGTGGAATGGGATCGGCACCAAGAGCTGGCCCCATACATGTCGAAAGAAGATATTGCTTTGCTGGGTTTGTACGAAGAAAGAGTCAATGGAGAGATGAAGCACCTTCATTCCCTCCGCCTTTCATCTTTTGATAAAGATCGAGAACGCGATGAAGAGGAGATCGCTCAGATTACCATTACAAACGGGCTGACGGGAAAAGAGTATGTCATGAGTGTATGGGCCAATGATCTAGAAAACGATAAGCTGCAACCCTACTACGTCTACTTGAACCAACCGCTTCATGATCAAATCAACATCCAAGAACAGTTCATAGATAAAGACATGGTCTCCAGCGGGGCCGTGTGGGAGGGAATGATCAACGAGCGTGTGTCCGATGTACAACTATTTGATTTGATCCAACCAAATGAAGAGATTGAACAGACCCTTCTCAATTACCACCAGGGACGGATCGATGAATTCAAGATAGACCTTCCGCAGGATCAATTGGCAATGGATCTGCATGACATCATGGTCAATGAGGAATTGACCGAAGTCATGTTAAAAGCCAACGATGGCTTTTTAGAGAAGGATGATTTAGTGAGTCTTGGGAAGAACTTGCGTGGTTTTTATCATTTGGATCTCAACATTCCCTATCAAGAGGATTTAAAGGGGGCCTTTCAGGATGCCCTTGAAATAGCAAAGGTAGAAGACGATGAATTGCCGTTCGTAAAAGAAACGTTCGGGGCTTTTGGTGTTCAAAGCGAAGATATTGCTTCGATCCATCGATCTAAAAGCATATCTACGTTTGAATTAGCGGATGACTTGGAGCGGTAATTAATATTATGGGGTAGTACCAACAAAACGAAGAAAATAGGCTGTCCAATGAAGGCAGCTATTTATATTTCATTATGTATTTCAAAGGTAATTTAATATTCGATGTTGTTCGATTAATATCAAATATAAAGCAGGTTGCTTTTTTCACTAATTTTCCTCCATCGTAATCTTCGGTGGAATTATTTTCATATCAAAACTTACCTGTATAATGAGATTATATGAAATTTATCCGAAAAGAAATCTGATTTTAACCTATACAGAAATGTAGGTACTAAACGGGGGGCTTTCATTGTTTACTACCTCATCAACATTTATAGAGGGAGGGTTCTCGGTGAATTTTATTCGGTCATTATATATTCGAAAGATACTTTGGCTGGTTGGATTAATCATACTATCAATCATAAGTTTAAATTTCGAAAATCAACTTAAACAAACTGCAAGCGAAACATTTGATACTCTTTCTGTTTTTTGGTCTAAACCAATCATTTCGGTTCTATTTGGTTTTTATGTTTCTCTTATCTTCGTGAAAAAATGGTCAATTAACATAAATCTATCTCTATTATGGTGTGTGGCTATACCATGTACATTAGTATCATTTGGATATCCAATATTGGCTACACTTTCATCCATTGGACTCTTGCCAGAAAATATTGAAAGTTCACCGGTTCCTTTTTGGTTATTAAAATTATTTTTATTTGACGTGTTTGGAATAATAACTGGCTTAACATTAATCCTAGGTTTCTTTTCACAAAACCAAGAGTGAAGAATTAATTAAGTTTAAGTAAAGGCAATATCCAATTTGTATCGTTTTCTGCGTTTTGTTGGTACTACCCCTTATTATTTATTAGAAGGTGATATAAAGTGGCATATAAACGCAAAACAGCGGAGGAACGAGCGAAAGAAATTAACGATTTAATGTCGGGGATGGAACAACAGATTGTTACGTATTTTCGAAGTGAAGAAAGCCTAAAAGAATATTTGGATTTTATGGGGAAGTTTTATAACTACTCCACGAACAACAGCATATTAATCGATCGTCAATTTCATGGAGCCCAAGCTGTCGGCTCCTTTTCTTTTTGGAAATCGAAAGGGTTCTTTGTTCAAAAAGGGGAAAAGGGCATCAAAATTTTAGTGCCGAAGATGGTCACGTACTTTGAACGAAACGGCAAGCAAGTACAATTGAAATACGCGACGAAGAAAGAAAAGGAACAGATCGAAAAGAAGCAAATCCCAAGCTTTAAACGAACCTTTTTTGATATTGGCCATGTGTTTGATGTCTCCCAAACGAATGCGACCGCGAAAGACTTGCCGCAAATCTTCCCTAACCGTTGGTTGGAAGGATCGATTGAAAACTATCAGGCGATGTACAAGGCGCTTGAACAGGTGGCCAAAACAAACGGCGTAAAGATCGTTGAACCCTACAATGAATTAGGTGTTGCTAAGGGCGTCAGTTACACGAAGTTAAAAGAAGTGGCCTTGAATCCGAGAAACAGCGAACTGCAAAACGTAAAGACGCTCGTTCATGAACTTGCTCACGCGGTTCTTCATACCGCGGAAACGCATCAAAACTATACGAGTCAAGAAAAGGAGTTTCAAGCCGAGATGGTGGCTTATACGGTATCGAGTTACTTTGGATTGGACACATCCGAGTATTCTTTGCCCTATTTGCATCATTGGACGGAGGGGAAAGAATTAAAGGAT
It encodes the following:
- a CDS encoding ArdC-like ssDNA-binding domain-containing protein, translated to MAYKRKTAEERAKEINDLMSGMEQQIVTYFRSEESLKEYLDFMGKFYNYSTNNSILIDRQFHGAQAVGSFSFWKSKGFFVQKGEKGIKILVPKMVTYFERNGKQVQLKYATKKEKEQIEKKQIPSFKRTFFDIGHVFDVSQTNATAKDLPQIFPNRWLEGSIENYQAMYKALEQVAKTNGVKIVEPYNELGVAKGVSYTKLKEVALNPRNSELQNVKTLVHELAHAVLHTAETHQNYTSQEKEFQAEMVAYTVSSYFGLDTSEYSLPYLHHWTEGKELKDQQQLLKEVRDTSHDFIQTLEEELVKDRDLATVKEQDKEAVADRGDDLQPIDSHTLRISSFGDRTDRAKEEIAQLILTNGMTGKEHVTSICANDIEKGELQPYYVYVNLPAKQGLNQANDYETALADSVVDTPLFEIIQPNEAIEKAIHDYANGSIDEFNLEIPKENQKMDVHEWVVNEELSNLLLKSDHGLLEKNDIINFGKLTRGSDLGVEGLLKEKLGHSFHQTLDTTRVEQTEWPFVKATLDSFQIQTDLLPKNKSPVKADRESELAR
- the mobP2 gene encoding MobP2 family relaxase — translated: MNNSPAVIIKSQFKMGKQQTANGSFRNYVNYMDRADTHSEKNEFQSYQDYMSNEEKSTGLFTNEKDVLTDQEKERFKDTFKDMQEKGSVLWQDVISFDNDWLKERGVLQDKGIDEKKLKNVTRSAVNEMLKHEKLLDTTIWTAAIHYNTDNIHIHVATVQTKNFRERGKRKPSSIEKMKSATVNQLLDRSKENERLNQFIRNDLIQSKREDPILSLKNRIVDRELVSQFKKIHSMLPEDKRLWRYNMNGIQHVRPELDKLTDMYIDRHFKTEFEDFKKQLDQEVAVYKKSYGENSKAERYRETKMKDLYTRMGNTILKEVKDFDQKQNKIPSRKGRGRSVHVGREVNRSRTYEANERRV
- a CDS encoding DUF3991 and TOPRIM domain-containing protein; translated protein: MKNKTGDRVSEKEIQKASDVHLLDYLQTKGEGLIQQGKYFRHAEHDSLVIRNDGKWFWNSRGEGGHGPISFARAFYNLSFQDAVRDVNQLSIDKTLTDDLKKASEQGFIYPKQYEADTQKHVRRYLVQERKIDPRLVDSLIKNGYLAEDQRKNCVFKWRDSKGDIVGADRQGTIRTSNGTFKQIAADSKEDGGFRVDVGTPNQIALFESPIDAISYYELFQLQNIRLQSMSGLKDRTANTAIKELIQECHARDERVEKVIFAVDNDEAGKGFAQRWKSLLTQADIHVPIHKDWNVDLQKRKEQQKKKEPVYEMER